The genomic stretch AGAACCCGCATCCGCGAATAGCGAAACATCGATTTGCGATACGATCGTACTGCGGATTCGGCGGCTGCGTGCGCGTCGGCGCGATTCAGATCGATATACTTACCGGCGACCGCGAAACTTGCCGCGAGCCGCTTCAGATCCCATTCCCAAGGCGCCGGGAGCGTTTCGTCGAAGTCATTGATGTCGAAGATCAGCTTGCGCTCGGGCGTGGCAAAGGCGCCGAAGTTCATCAGGTGGCAATCGCCGCAGGCCTGAACACGAATTCCGCTTTTCGGCGTGCGCGACAGATCGGCAGCCATGACCGCCGCCGAGCCGCGCAGAAACGCGAACGACGAAGTGAGCATCCGCGCCGTTCGGATCGGCACCAACTCAGGCAGGCGTTGCGCGTTTGACTTGACGAGTATTTCGACCGGATCGGAGCGTCTCTGGGTCGGCGTCCATCCGGCGTGTTTCTCGCGCGGAACCTTCTCGCGCAGCCGCTTGCCCGCCTCCCAGCGCTCCTCCCAAGCAACATATTGGTCCGCGTATCGGTCGGGAGCTTTGCGTGCTTTCGAATTACCGTTGTTGATCGGCATTGACATGTGTCACTTCAGCCTCGAATGCAGGCGATAGGCGCGCGTATCTCCTGCATTACTGAAATGATCAATACGCCGTCAACGAGTAGCGATCCTCATTTGAAAGGCACCAAGCATAAGGTCGCGTCGCATCCTTCGAATCAGGCGACCTTGATAGTCACTTCGATATTGCCACGCGTGGCCTTGGAATAGGGGCAGATCTGATGCGCCTCGTCGACGATGCTCTGGGCGATATCGCGTTCCAGCCCTGGCATGCTCACGTTCAGGCGGGCCTGGAGCGAATATCCGCCGTTCAGGCACAGATCGACTTCGGCATCGATAGCAGTCTCGGATGGAAGCTTGATTTTCTTCTGGTGCGCCACGAGTCCCATCGCGCTGATGAAACATGCCGACCATCCGGCGGCGAAGAGTTGCTCAGGATTGGTGCCAGTTCCGGGCAGGCCCGGAACTGAGAGTCTAACCTCGAGCCGGCCATCGGAAGTGCGCGATGAGCCACCGTCGCGGCCCCCGATGGTGTGAGCTTTCGCCGTGTATTGTACTTTCTTGATTTCCGGCATTACTTATTCCTTCTGGAATTACCATTTACCAATATGCGCTCCGCCATCGACATGGAGTATTTCACCGGTCACTCGACGCGCCTCGGTGAGGTAAATAACCGCATCGACGATGTCCTCGACGTCCGATACCTGACCTGAAGGCGAGAGCGACTTCATGGCTTCGAGTTCGTCCTGATGCATGGGAGTATTGACTACTCCCGGCGCGACAGCATTCACGCGAATCGCATCCTTCGCGTATTCCATCGCGAGACTACGCGTGACGGCTTCGAGCCCGCCCTTCGTGATCATCGGAA from Candidatus Binataceae bacterium encodes the following:
- a CDS encoding organic hydroperoxide resistance protein; this translates as MPEIKKVQYTAKAHTIGGRDGGSSRTSDGRLEVRLSVPGLPGTGTNPEQLFAAGWSACFISAMGLVAHQKKIKLPSETAIDAEVDLCLNGGYSLQARLNVSMPGLERDIAQSIVDEAHQICPYSKATRGNIEVTIKVA